Proteins encoded together in one Oreochromis aureus strain Israel breed Guangdong linkage group 23, ZZ_aureus, whole genome shotgun sequence window:
- the LOC116331239 gene encoding cytochrome P450 2J2-like — MVFQALFDCLNFTSWLLLAFVLLILFDLIRNRRPRNFPPGPRALPLLGNVFTGVDFKSMMKLAEKYGPVFSVKRGSERMVYVAGYKMVKEALVNQLDSFIDRPVIPLFHIVYKGLGISLSNGYLWRKQRKFANTHLRYFGEGQKALEKYIEVECSFLCEALKEEQGRPFNPHYTITNAVSNVICCVVFGHRFEYTDPNYRKILELDNEAIVLSGSAQAQLLDAFPDLMKHLPGPHQTVQNNYKELLAFVKKEIEKHQEDWNPEDPRDFIDTYLSEMEKKKMDPQAGFNLETLSLSSLDLLEAGTETTATTLRWALVFMMTYPEIQEKVQAEIDSVIGQSRLPTLADRPNLPYTDAVVHEVQRFANIAPLGFPRCANKDTTLGGYFIPKGTATTMILASVLLDKNEWETPDVFNPEHFLDSQGQFRKRDAFLPFAAGKRMCLGEPLAKMELFLFFASLLQRFTFTPIPGEMPSMDGVLGFTHTPQEFRMQAVPR; from the exons ATGGTTTTTCAAGCTCTTTTTGACTGTTTGAATTTTACTAGTTGGTTGTTGCTTGCTTTTGTGTTGCTGATTTTGTTTGATCTGATAAGAAACCGCAGACCGCGTAACTTTCCACCAGGACCCCGGGCTTTGCCTCTTCTAGGAAATGTTTTCACTGGAGTTGACTTCAAATCAATGATGAAG CTGGCTGAGAAGTACggtcctgtgttcagtgtgaaGAGAGGCAGTGAGAGGATGGTGTACGTTGCAGGATACAAGATGGTCAAAGAGGCTCTTGTTAATCAGCTGGACAGCTTTATTGATCGACCAGTTATTCCTCTCTTCCATATTGTCTATAAGGGTCTTG GCATATCTTTGAGCAATGGTTACCTTTGGAGGAAGCAGAGGAAGTTTGCCAACACTCACCTACGTTACTTTGGAGAGGGCCAGAAGGCACTGGAGAAGTACATTGAAGTGGAGTGCAGCTTCCTTTGTGAAGCTCTCAAAGAGGAGCAAG GAAGACCATTCAACCCACACTACACCATAACAAATGCAGTGAGCAATGTGATCTGCTGTGTAGTCTTTGGGCATCGCTTTGAATACACTGATCCAAATTATCGCAAAATTCTGGAGCTGGACAATGAGGCTATTGTGCTTTCTGGTTCAGCCCAGGCACAG CTCCTTGATGCCTTTCCTGACTTGATGAAACACCTGCCAGGACCTCACCAGACTGTCCAAAACAACTACAAGGAGCTTTTGGCATTTGTAAAGAAGGAAATAGAAAAGCACCAGGAGGACTGGAACCCTGAAGACCCTCGTGACTTTATTGATACATATCTGTCAGAGATGGAGAAG AAAAAAATGGATCCCCAGGCTGGCTTCAACCTTGAAACACTGTCGTTATCCTCCCTTGACCTGCTTGAAGCTGGAACAGAAACAACTGCTACCACCCTGCGCTGGGCCCTTGTATTCATGATGACCTACCCAGAAATACAGG AGAAAGTCCAGGCAGAGATAGACAGTGTGATCGGACAGTCTCGCCTGCCCACCTTGGCTGACAGACCCAACCTGCCGTACACTGATGCTGTTGTCCATGAGGTCCAAAGGTTTGCAAATATTGCTCCCCTGGGATTCCCGAGATGTGCCAATAAGGACACTACACTGGGAGGATACTTCATTCCTAAA GGCACAGCTACGACTATGATTCTTGCATCCGTGCTGCTTGACAAGAATGAGTGGGAGACTCCAGATGTCTTCAATCCCGAGCATTTCTTGGATTCACAGGGCCAGTTTCGAAAAAGAGATGCATTCTTGCCATTTGCAGCAG GTAAACGTATGTGTCTTGGTGAGCCCCTGGCCAAAATGgagctgtttcttttctttgcatcTCTGCTCCAACGCTTCACCTTCACTCCTATTCCTGGAGAAATGCCCAGCATGGATGGTGTGTTGGGCTTCACCCACACGCCTCAGGAGTTCAGGATGCAGGCAGTGCCTCGCTGA